In bacterium, a single window of DNA contains:
- a CDS encoding S8/S53 family peptidase — protein MDRDNPLLTDNEDLGGIVFDKTELAAILNNNPIFKHALQFGSLHTMAIPGFDDTYSLLADYVRDHLAQDYFQDLCGLEGFPIPKNATLTDDPTENLKLYFQFVERVKNEFTVLSAVDQPSDFLRNTQVAGRPLYRCQKEEQKDVLGNETGTIYHVYIDLGVVELTCSIKNENDPQFFTKWNIKPMGDPLFWEMIDPTNSMSLLPTLFLADIEKNSDWPAVFDVNTAASSSAPILFSEFENITISSGDLEKIDRFIDGINYVRDYSYTENEIAKILMGYLTDDTSVEVGLEADTITITNAEGTVTWALRQLLLKHGYTLEKYEDISGRVTYYIQKTDTVAWLINKATGAERLVALSKFPLRFSEGDFKGFFKKMDDKDLPGRLTFLLPYYGGYARMNWATELRNTPWLSGLVGNFNEEQIKNDLCLFMDDWNLYQALFTEPCIAFRTGGMEAMDQASAILAALQKTSTPRIALAALLHMAMGQGKAADELRQVLPSVLSQIDYFIPKEAREKKKGEVTVETQNEGLGNAWYTWHPQQFYEMASRLELITPEQLKGHIALLDFDYFATGLKAIDNNFTLTRHPLTIDLPKITPSAPKEDILNFDLLSHFIKRDSTREKLGLLRAEKSELMLIDVLTLDWDNVQREDIRRALERYARDDEDGFVHIAAAVVLRSRPDALDRLTGRDDKNLKYELLPPKALAKVVLKYPKVASKALEWLFMNDEKRAIDTLEYALGFVPYHPEGFWDNAIKLLVASLHPKACAVLTMARSLSDLKLAAKTLKLIDDKLKCPFDADYFKALCFDLEQDYKKYQDQKGSDVYKTVLFYALCRKLEGMMIIYGGPLTWHEEMESGFQALFGTELTISLKCLYFECESADSFESLMNTLTFIQKTLDEYKAGYGDLEMGYEDVLSVISMYLSHYPELRHEQELWTFVFEALDKALEAEKPNLYSAGRHVELDEIAKKFEAFIKEVPVPDKITVPPTYQMMLFYLGQSNYADAIFTAGAAEKGITPLTVKEPFDYWLYFFDSSSFNPQEGLLAMYEHLWQKHGPFFLKTEVPTSIAIEGWKKQDCLPAYQLFMASRGQWGEVHSIPYDLIDWKNPFHARVMSAYKKNLDTFVLTPDYADPLDSTKYNEKLYPLDDVLVFLERLASLAALKMPQGPYERDIYNLESDELEALLEALKNNMDLVLQDIADALYLGANGYAIESETPEMLRKIKETIPGDSVLGYLFSLVQAILGDENAINTLWQFHDGEKTLASDIRFLGDQVGNLLFYGDEFLKHHNPARFFGIHTPQANANRNVVATVEMGKPDTAIKAMAPHIQLSRHAQQAATASHSTFTAQVVLGGTSINGDYHGTVRSYVVSEKGHIFEGVDAILGQVLADVRRGKKTDVVSISLASYFIPTSLNTQDLLNSSIVHSIKAKLAALSLHRIPVVIAAGNEGSVEIMESNAVQLNDLAKISPHFIVVGSNSGLHKKEGATYSFISGKLPDEEPRRVSRFSSTGNPSARVDVVSVGEGIDVFTGALFEKVDGTSFSTPNVAAVLATMKHLAPMATVEMLQAILKMTATDLKQDTPLSEGAGEVNTRDALYVASIINPFMTHKKRLQIAEEFGYKQDKAEDLIWLANRIRQQVWFGNAHRQSYGE, from the coding sequence GTGGATCGGGATAACCCCTTGCTTACCGATAATGAAGATTTAGGTGGTATTGTTTTCGATAAAACCGAACTAGCAGCCATACTAAATAATAATCCAATTTTTAAGCATGCCCTTCAGTTCGGTAGTTTGCATACCATGGCCATTCCGGGTTTTGACGATACTTACAGCCTTTTGGCCGATTATGTGCGGGATCATCTGGCCCAGGATTATTTTCAGGACTTGTGCGGGCTAGAGGGATTTCCGATACCGAAAAATGCCACTCTTACAGATGACCCCACCGAAAATTTAAAGCTGTATTTTCAATTTGTGGAGCGGGTGAAAAACGAATTTACTGTTTTGTCTGCAGTGGATCAACCCTCAGATTTTTTAAGAAATACCCAAGTTGCTGGACGCCCTTTGTATCGGTGCCAAAAAGAGGAGCAAAAAGACGTACTGGGAAACGAGACGGGAACCATCTATCATGTTTATATTGATTTGGGTGTTGTAGAACTTACTTGTTCCATAAAAAATGAGAATGATCCTCAATTTTTTACAAAATGGAACATTAAACCCATGGGTGATCCCTTATTTTGGGAAATGATTGACCCCACCAATAGCATGTCCTTGTTGCCTACTTTATTTCTTGCCGACATTGAAAAAAACTCAGATTGGCCCGCCGTTTTTGATGTAAACACAGCAGCATCTTCTTCTGCACCTATTCTTTTTTCCGAATTTGAAAATATCACTATTTCTTCTGGAGATTTGGAAAAAATAGACAGATTCATCGATGGTATTAATTATGTCCGAGACTATAGTTATACAGAAAATGAGATAGCAAAAATTCTTATGGGGTATTTAACGGATGACACTTCTGTTGAAGTGGGTTTGGAGGCCGATACCATTACCATTACAAATGCAGAAGGTACTGTTACATGGGCGTTGAGGCAATTGTTGCTGAAACATGGTTACACTCTGGAAAAATATGAAGATATCTCGGGTAGGGTTACGTATTATATTCAAAAAACCGATACCGTGGCCTGGCTTATCAATAAAGCCACCGGTGCCGAAAGGCTGGTGGCACTCAGTAAATTTCCTCTTAGGTTTTCCGAGGGTGATTTTAAAGGTTTTTTTAAAAAAATGGATGATAAGGATCTCCCTGGGAGGTTGACGTTTTTATTGCCGTATTATGGAGGGTATGCCCGCATGAATTGGGCGACGGAGTTAAGAAATACCCCATGGCTGAGTGGATTAGTGGGCAATTTTAATGAAGAACAAATAAAAAATGATTTATGCCTGTTTATGGATGATTGGAATTTGTATCAGGCCTTGTTTACCGAGCCCTGTATTGCTTTTAGAACAGGTGGGATGGAGGCCATGGATCAGGCCAGTGCTATTTTGGCGGCTTTGCAAAAAACAAGTACCCCCCGTATTGCCTTGGCGGCTTTGTTGCACATGGCTATGGGCCAAGGGAAGGCAGCAGATGAATTGCGCCAGGTTTTGCCTTCGGTTTTATCTCAAATAGATTATTTTATTCCAAAAGAGGCTCGGGAAAAAAAGAAGGGTGAAGTAACAGTTGAGACTCAAAACGAAGGTTTGGGAAATGCCTGGTACACCTGGCACCCGCAGCAATTTTATGAGATGGCGTCCCGTTTGGAGCTTATAACCCCAGAGCAATTAAAAGGACATATTGCACTCCTCGATTTTGATTATTTTGCAACAGGTCTAAAAGCTATTGACAATAATTTTACCCTCACCCGTCATCCGTTGACTATAGACTTGCCCAAAATCACACCATCCGCTCCTAAAGAGGATATTCTCAATTTTGACCTTTTATCTCATTTTATAAAACGAGATTCCACACGCGAGAAACTGGGGTTATTACGGGCAGAAAAGAGTGAGTTAATGCTAATCGATGTGCTCACTCTGGATTGGGATAATGTCCAACGCGAGGATATACGCCGTGCCTTGGAACGCTATGCGCGTGATGACGAAGATGGGTTTGTACATATTGCGGCGGCAGTTGTTCTGCGGAGCAGGCCGGATGCACTGGATAGACTTACCGGAAGGGATGATAAAAATTTGAAATACGAGTTATTGCCTCCCAAGGCCCTGGCCAAAGTGGTGTTGAAGTATCCCAAAGTAGCCTCAAAAGCTCTGGAATGGCTGTTTATGAATGATGAAAAAAGGGCTATTGATACTCTTGAATATGCTCTTGGTTTTGTGCCTTATCATCCAGAAGGTTTTTGGGATAATGCCATTAAACTTTTGGTGGCATCGCTGCACCCCAAGGCTTGTGCCGTGTTAACCATGGCGCGGTCTCTAAGCGATCTTAAGCTGGCAGCAAAAACTCTCAAACTCATTGATGATAAACTCAAATGCCCGTTTGATGCCGATTATTTTAAGGCCCTTTGTTTTGATCTGGAACAGGATTACAAAAAATATCAGGATCAAAAAGGAAGCGATGTTTATAAAACGGTTTTATTTTATGCTCTGTGCCGCAAATTGGAAGGGATGATGATTATTTATGGTGGCCCATTAACCTGGCACGAGGAGATGGAGTCAGGCTTTCAAGCTTTGTTTGGCACAGAATTAACTATCTCTTTAAAATGTTTGTATTTTGAATGTGAATCCGCTGATTCTTTTGAAAGTTTGATGAACACCCTCACTTTTATCCAAAAAACTCTGGATGAATATAAGGCGGGTTATGGTGATTTAGAAATGGGGTATGAGGATGTGCTTTCGGTGATTTCAATGTATTTGAGCCACTATCCGGAACTGCGACATGAACAAGAGTTATGGACTTTTGTTTTTGAGGCGCTGGATAAGGCCTTGGAGGCTGAAAAACCAAATCTTTATTCCGCTGGACGTCATGTGGAGTTGGACGAGATCGCCAAAAAATTTGAGGCATTTATAAAAGAAGTTCCTGTTCCGGATAAGATAACGGTGCCTCCCACGTATCAAATGATGTTATTCTATTTGGGGCAATCCAACTATGCAGACGCAATATTCACGGCGGGAGCTGCAGAAAAAGGGATAACCCCGCTTACGGTAAAAGAGCCCTTTGATTACTGGCTCTATTTTTTCGATTCCAGTAGTTTTAATCCCCAAGAGGGCTTGCTGGCCATGTACGAACACCTTTGGCAAAAACATGGTCCCTTTTTTTTAAAAACGGAGGTCCCCACATCGATAGCTATTGAAGGCTGGAAAAAGCAAGACTGCCTTCCCGCTTATCAGCTTTTTATGGCCTCTCGTGGCCAGTGGGGTGAGGTACATAGCATCCCATATGATCTCATCGATTGGAAAAATCCTTTTCATGCCAGGGTAATGAGCGCATACAAAAAAAACCTGGATACTTTTGTTCTAACTCCTGATTATGCAGATCCTTTAGACAGTACCAAGTACAATGAAAAACTTTACCCTCTCGATGATGTGCTGGTTTTTCTGGAGCGTTTGGCGAGTTTGGCCGCTTTAAAAATGCCGCAAGGGCCTTATGAGCGCGATATTTATAATTTGGAGAGTGATGAACTGGAGGCCTTGCTGGAAGCCTTGAAAAACAATATGGACCTTGTGTTGCAAGATATAGCAGACGCTCTTTATTTAGGAGCCAATGGGTATGCCATAGAAAGTGAAACCCCGGAAATGTTACGGAAAATAAAAGAGACAATCCCGGGTGATTCGGTGTTGGGTTATTTGTTTAGTTTGGTGCAGGCCATTTTGGGTGATGAGAATGCTATTAATACCTTATGGCAATTCCACGATGGGGAAAAAACACTTGCCTCGGATATCCGTTTTTTGGGCGATCAAGTGGGTAATCTGCTTTTTTACGGGGATGAATTTTTAAAACACCATAATCCCGCGCGTTTTTTTGGGATTCATACGCCACAGGCTAATGCCAACCGTAATGTGGTGGCCACGGTGGAAATGGGCAAGCCCGATACGGCAATCAAAGCAATGGCTCCTCATATCCAATTATCACGCCATGCCCAACAGGCGGCTACAGCTTCTCATTCTACGTTTACTGCCCAAGTAGTTTTGGGGGGTACTAGTATTAACGGTGATTATCATGGAACGGTGCGTTCTTATGTGGTGTCGGAAAAAGGACATATTTTTGAAGGAGTGGATGCTATTTTGGGACAGGTGTTGGCAGATGTGAGAAGGGGTAAAAAAACGGATGTGGTGAGTATTTCGCTGGCTTCATACTTTATTCCCACCAGTCTTAATACTCAAGATTTGCTCAATTCGTCGATAGTGCATTCTATAAAAGCCAAACTTGCGGCTTTAAGTTTACACAGAATACCGGTAGTTATTGCGGCGGGCAATGAAGGCAGTGTAGAAATCATGGAGAGTAATGCAGTGCAATTAAATGATTTGGCTAAAATAAGCCCCCATTTTATTGTGGTGGGTTCTAACAGTGGGTTGCACAAAAAAGAAGGGGCAACATATTCTTTTATTTCAGGAAAGTTGCCTGATGAAGAACCGCGTCGCGTGAGTCGTTTTTCGTCCACAGGCAATCCATCGGCCCGTGTGGATGTGGTGAGTGTGGGAGAAGGCATTGATGTTTTTACCGGAGCCCTTTTTGAAAAAGTGGATGGTACCAGTTTTTCCACTCCTAATGTGGCGGCGGTACTAGCCACCATGAAACACTTAGCTCCTATGGCCACTGTTGAGATGCTGCAGGCCATTCTTAAAATGACGGCCACCGATTTAAAACAAGATACCCCTTTATCCGAGGGGGCAGGTGAGGTGAATACGCGTGATGCGCTTTATGTGGCCTCTATTATAAATCCGTTTATGACGCACAAAAAACGTCTTCAAATAGCCGAAGAATTTGGCTACAAGCAGGATAAAGCCGAAGACCTAATTTGGCTTGCAAACCGGATACGCCAGCAGGTATGGTTTGGCAATGCGCATCGACAAAGTTATGGGGAATAA
- the rlmB gene encoding 23S rRNA (guanosine(2251)-2'-O)-methyltransferase RlmB, with protein MKTGKNQILYGKNPALECLKASRRPVFEIYLQDTLFKSLQSELIPFLSPSFKAFHSVNKTKLDSLTQGALHQGIVFSVGTYPYADEGDIIERGDKPSTLVLCDSLQDPQNLGAISRSALCFGVDALVCPKDRAVEVTPAAVKASAGALEHLAVCRITNLINFMKDLKDAGYWCYGADIKGKKTLSQIEFPQKTALVLGSEGEGMRRLTAENCDELFKIPMAQGFDSLNVAQAASVIFYERFSRSTGHGNRES; from the coding sequence ATGAAAACCGGTAAAAATCAGATACTCTACGGTAAAAATCCGGCCCTCGAATGTCTCAAGGCTTCTCGCCGTCCTGTTTTTGAAATCTACCTTCAAGATACACTTTTTAAATCACTGCAATCCGAACTTATTCCTTTTCTTTCGCCATCGTTTAAAGCGTTTCATAGTGTCAATAAAACCAAGCTCGATTCGTTAACGCAGGGCGCTTTGCATCAAGGAATTGTATTTTCTGTAGGAACTTATCCTTATGCCGATGAAGGCGATATCATTGAGCGTGGTGATAAACCGTCTACGCTAGTGTTATGTGATTCACTCCAAGATCCTCAAAATTTAGGCGCTATATCCCGCAGTGCTTTGTGCTTTGGTGTAGATGCGCTGGTGTGCCCCAAAGACCGTGCTGTAGAAGTAACACCCGCGGCTGTTAAAGCCTCTGCCGGAGCCTTGGAACATTTGGCCGTTTGCCGCATCACCAACCTCATTAACTTCATGAAAGATTTAAAAGACGCCGGATATTGGTGTTATGGGGCCGATATTAAAGGTAAAAAAACTCTTTCTCAGATCGAATTCCCCCAAAAAACGGCCTTGGTTCTGGGCAGTGAAGGCGAGGGGATGCGTCGCCTCACCGCCGAAAACTGTGATGAGCTTTTTAAAATCCCCATGGCCCAGGGTTTTGATTCGCTTAACGTAGCGCAGGCGGCTTCTGTGATTTTTTACGAACGCTTTTCTCGGAGCACGGGGCACGGGAACCGGGAATCGTAA
- a CDS encoding aspartate kinase, protein MALIVQKYGGTSVQDADRIKNVAKRAIEAKKAGHDVVVVVSAMAGETNRLLALAKSITTEPDERELDQLVSTGEQVTIALLALALQEMGQPARSFLGTQVKIITDSAYSKARIQRIDADIIFSALKEGKIVVVAGFQGMDEGGNITTLGRGGSDTTAVALAAALKADLCEIYTDVDGVYTTDPRICPNAQKLPKVTYDEMLEMASSGAKVLQVRSVEFAAKYKVPLVVKSSFNNNEGTLITTEESMEDVVVSGITIDESEAKLALRGLPDKPGVASHVFGPIAKANINVDMIVQNISAEGLTDLTFTVPGGDLPKAKKVIDQIIGEVGFKKVEADQDVAKVSVIGVGMRSHAGVAAKVFEVLSGAGINIEMISTSEIRISVVVKKSQGKDAVKKLHDAFGLGK, encoded by the coding sequence ATGGCTTTAATTGTACAAAAGTATGGCGGTACCTCGGTGCAGGATGCTGACCGGATTAAAAATGTTGCTAAAAGAGCTATCGAAGCTAAAAAGGCAGGGCACGATGTTGTGGTGGTTGTCTCGGCCATGGCCGGGGAAACCAATCGTCTTTTAGCTTTGGCTAAGTCTATTACCACTGAACCCGATGAACGTGAGTTAGATCAGTTGGTGTCTACTGGTGAGCAGGTAACCATTGCATTACTGGCCTTAGCGCTACAGGAAATGGGCCAACCGGCGCGATCCTTTTTGGGAACCCAAGTAAAAATTATTACCGATTCGGCTTATTCCAAAGCCCGTATCCAACGTATTGATGCCGATATTATTTTTAGCGCACTTAAAGAAGGTAAGATAGTAGTAGTGGCTGGTTTTCAGGGTATGGATGAAGGTGGCAATATTACTACTTTAGGACGTGGAGGGTCGGATACAACGGCTGTAGCCTTAGCGGCTGCCTTAAAGGCCGATTTGTGTGAAATTTATACCGATGTGGATGGGGTTTATACCACCGATCCTCGTATTTGTCCCAATGCCCAAAAATTACCAAAAGTTACTTATGATGAAATGCTTGAGATGGCTAGTAGTGGGGCTAAGGTTTTGCAAGTGCGTTCGGTTGAATTTGCTGCCAAATATAAAGTACCTCTGGTTGTAAAATCGTCTTTTAATAACAATGAGGGAACTTTAATCACAACGGAGGAATCCATGGAAGATGTAGTTGTATCAGGAATTACAATTGATGAAAGCGAAGCAAAGCTTGCCTTACGCGGCCTGCCCGATAAACCGGGTGTAGCCTCTCACGTGTTTGGACCTATTGCCAAAGCCAATATTAACGTAGACATGATTGTTCAAAATATATCGGCCGAAGGTCTTACCGATTTGACCTTTACTGTGCCCGGTGGCGATTTGCCCAAAGCTAAAAAAGTGATTGATCAAATCATCGGTGAAGTGGGATTTAAAAAAGTGGAAGCCGATCAAGACGTAGCAAAGGTTTCTGTTATTGGTGTGGGGATGCGTTCGCATGCTGGGGTTGCCGCTAAAGTTTTTGAAGTGCTTTCGGGTGCTGGTATTAACATTGAAATGATTTCCACTTCCGAAATTCGTATTTCGGTGGTGGTGAAGAAATCACAGGGTAAAGATGCTGTGAAGAAATTGCATGATGCGTTTGGACTTGGGAAGTAG